The following DNA comes from Paraburkholderia sp. PGU19.
CCATTCCCGCATTGATGCGGCGTGCCGATGTCGTTTCGATGGTGTCGTTGCGCGAGGGCTTTGGTCTCGTCACGCTCGAAGCGCTGGCGGCGGGCGCGCCCGTCATCGTGTCGCAGATCGAGCCATTTACCGGCTATCTCGACGAACACGTCTGCTGCTGGGCACTACCCGATGACGCCGCCAGCATCGCCGACGCACTCCGCCGTGCGTTGCGCGAACGCGGCGGCATCGACTTCGAACATGCAGTACCCGAGCTTCTTGCAAGCTTCAGTTGGCACGAAAGCGCGCGCCGTCATGTCGCGCTGTATGCGAGCCACGTGCGGCACATCATGCAACCGCTCGGCGCCTGAATGTCTCAATCAAAGGAAACGTGATGCCAGTCATGCACTTCAAGGTCCAGTGGCCGGACGGCAGCGAGGCCAACTGCTATTCGCCTTCGACCGTAGTCGGCGAGTTTTTCGTTGCCGGACAACGTTACGCGCTTGGCGATTTCGTCGAGCGAGCACGCGAGGCGCTGCATATCGGCTCCGAACGCGTGCGCGAGAAGTACGGCTTCGCGTGCTCGGCGGCGATGGATCAGCTAGCGCAGATCGAAACCCAGGCGCAGCGCTTTTCAACCGATCCGCAAGCGGAAGTCCAGGTCGTCGAACTTTTGTGAACCGAACGCAGGAAAGAATCATGTCGAACGCAAACATCATTGCTCCCGATGCAACGAGCGCGGCTCCCCACCATACGGTGATCGTCGTAGGCGGCGGACAGGCGGGACTGTCGATCAGCTACTACCTGAAAGAGGCGGGCATCGATCATCTCGTGATTGAAAAGCACACGGTCACGCACACCTGGCGCTCGCAGCGCTGGGATGCGTTCTGCCTCGTCACGCCGAACTGGCAGTGCGCGCTGCCGGGCTATCCGTATCGCGGCGACGATCCGCATGGCTTCATGAAGAAGGACGAGATCATCGCGTATCTGGACGGCTTCATCGCGATGGTCGATGCGCCCGTGCTCGAACATACGGAAGTGCGCAAGATCAGGCGCATGGCATCAGGCGGCTATGTCGTGTCGACGTCGAACGGCGACTTTACGGCCGATCAGGTTGTGGTGGCCTCAGGCGGCTATCACACGCCCATCGTGCCGCGCATGGCCGAGCGGTTGCCTACCGATATCGTGCAGTTGCAGTCGTCGCATTACCGCAATCCGCAGGCACTGCCCGAAGGCGCGGTGCTCGTCGTCGGTTCGGGGCAATCGGGCGCGCAGATTGCCGAAGACCTGCATCTTGCGGGCCGCAAGGTGTATCTGGCCGTAGGTGAAGCGCCGCGTTGCGCGCGCTTCTATCGCGGCCGCGATGTGGTCGACTGGCTCGCCGACATGCGCTACTACGACATGCCCGTCGATCAGCATCCGCTGCGCGAAGGCGTGCGCGACAACACGAATCACTATGTCACGGGCCGCGATGGCGGACGCGATATCGATCTGCGGCGCTTTGCGCTCGAAGGCATGGAACTCTATGGGAGGCTCGACGATCTGCGCGACGGCCGTCTGCAATTCGCGCCGAATCTGATCGACGCCCTCGATAGCGCGGACGATACGTACAACCGGATCAATACGAGCATCGATGGCTTCATAGAGAAGCATGGTATCGATGCGCCGACTGGCGTGCCTTACGAACCCGTGTGGCAACCCGAAGGCGAACGCACATCGCTCGATCTTGCAGAAAGCGGTATCACGTCAATCATCTGGTGCATCGGTTTCAGGCCGGATTTCAGCTGGATCGATGCGCCCGTTTTCAACGGACGCGGCTATCCCGCGCATGTTCGCGGCATCACGCCGCAAGCGGGGCTGTATTTCATCGGGCTGCCGTGGCTGCATACATGGGGATCGGGCCGCTTCTCCGGTATCGCGCGTGACGCCGGGCATGTGGTCGACACGATCCGCTCGGCCATCGACGCGACATCGGCGAGTCTCGCGGCGTGAGCATGATTCAACGCTATCGCGCGGGCATGCCGCAACTGAGCTATACGGGGCTGTCGGAAAACTGGTTGCTCAAGGAGTGCGGGCATCGCCATTGGGAGGCGCTCGCAGCGCACGCGGGCCGCGAACAAACCGACTTTCACAACGACAACGGCGGGCGCTCGTATGCGGCGTTTACAGCGATACGCTTGCACACAAGCGGTCTCGACTTGATCAGCGAAAACGACACGTTCGACATTCGCAGCACACTCTGCAGAACGGGTCCTGTTCGCCATTTCAGCACGCATCGCGTCATGCGCGGCGAAACGGAAATCGCGGAACTGTCGATGTCGTCGGCATTTGTCTCACGCGGCGAGCAGCGCAGCAACCGTTGCGTTGCGCGCGCGGCGCTTGCGGCACTACCAGGTGAAGTGGAGCCGATGCCCGAACGTGCATTGCAGATGATGCAGATGAGCAAGCGCCTGCGTGCGGCGGACGGCAGCGCAATGCCGGACCTCGCGCCCGCAACCGACGAGCCGATCGACTTCCTGCCGTGCCCGAATAGCGATTTCAACGGCGCGGACTTTCTCTATTTCGCGAGCTTTCAGGCTTTTGTCGATCGCGCCGAATGGCAATGGCGTCGCTTCGACGAGCCGCCTGTCGTGACAAGCCGCTCGCTGTTCTACTACGGCAATGTCGATGTCGGCGATACGTTGAGCGTGCGCGTGGTCGGCAGCGCCGAAGATGAACAGGGCATCCGGCACTGGACGGAAGTGCACCGCAAGAGCGACGGCATGAAGATCGCCGATGTCACGACGGAAAAGTACTGGAGGCGCCGATGAGCCCAACCCGTGCACGCCGCCGCGCCGTGCCGCTCAAGCGTGTCTATACGCGCGCGGATATCGACGGCATCGCGCATCTCGACAGCATGCCGGGTGAAGCGCCGTTCGTGCGTGGGCCGTTCGCTTCGATGTACACCGAAAAGCCCTGGACGATCCGTCAGTACGCAGGCTACGCG
Coding sequences within:
- a CDS encoding MSMEG_0570 family nitrogen starvation response protein, with translation MPVMHFKVQWPDGSEANCYSPSTVVGEFFVAGQRYALGDFVERAREALHIGSERVREKYGFACSAAMDQLAQIETQAQRFSTDPQAEVQVVELL
- a CDS encoding MSMEG_0569 family flavin-dependent oxidoreductase, whose protein sequence is MSNANIIAPDATSAAPHHTVIVVGGGQAGLSISYYLKEAGIDHLVIEKHTVTHTWRSQRWDAFCLVTPNWQCALPGYPYRGDDPHGFMKKDEIIAYLDGFIAMVDAPVLEHTEVRKIRRMASGGYVVSTSNGDFTADQVVVASGGYHTPIVPRMAERLPTDIVQLQSSHYRNPQALPEGAVLVVGSGQSGAQIAEDLHLAGRKVYLAVGEAPRCARFYRGRDVVDWLADMRYYDMPVDQHPLREGVRDNTNHYVTGRDGGRDIDLRRFALEGMELYGRLDDLRDGRLQFAPNLIDALDSADDTYNRINTSIDGFIEKHGIDAPTGVPYEPVWQPEGERTSLDLAESGITSIIWCIGFRPDFSWIDAPVFNGRGYPAHVRGITPQAGLYFIGLPWLHTWGSGRFSGIARDAGHVVDTIRSAIDATSASLAA
- a CDS encoding Pnap_2097 family protein, with amino-acid sequence MIQRYRAGMPQLSYTGLSENWLLKECGHRHWEALAAHAGREQTDFHNDNGGRSYAAFTAIRLHTSGLDLISENDTFDIRSTLCRTGPVRHFSTHRVMRGETEIAELSMSSAFVSRGEQRSNRCVARAALAALPGEVEPMPERALQMMQMSKRLRAADGSAMPDLAPATDEPIDFLPCPNSDFNGADFLYFASFQAFVDRAEWQWRRFDEPPVVTSRSLFYYGNVDVGDTLSVRVVGSAEDEQGIRHWTEVHRKSDGMKIADVTTEKYWRRR